The window GACCGCCACCTTGGAACATCTGCTCCTTTTGGTGATTTTCATCACAAATTGGGCAAGCTGTAGACTCTTTGGCACGAAAAGATACTTTTTTTGACTGGGCGGCGGCTTGGGACATAGGAAAAATCTAGGAAAAGGCTCAATTTTAAAATACAATCTGTCAATCCAATATCATAAATCTCCGATAATACTCACAGGGGACACCCTGAAATTACTTGTAAGATTCTTCTAACGAAGGAAAGTACGGAAACGGAATGAATGGCAGAGCAATGAAACAATCCCTTCTTATTCTCATGATGAGTCTCGTGATGCAGGCACCTATGTTTGCGGAATCAGTCTCTAGTAAATCCTATCAAAAACGAATCGAGCTTTTGACTTACCTACGTGAGCTTGAACCAATCGTTAAAAACTTCCGTGGGGAAGATCCAGAAGGAAAACCTTCTGAACTGAATGCACCCGAAGGGAAAGAAGGCTTCCGTATGAAAAAATACTTAGAAGCCAAACGAATCTACCAAGAAGGTCTACAATACCATTTTGAAGGAAATTTTTCCTCTGCTTTCCAACGGTTTCTCGAATGCCAACTTGCCATCGAAAAAATGACCGAAGAACTTTCCCAGTTGTACATCCTCCGTGCTGAAGAGATGATGAAAACAGCGATGGAACGTAAAAATCCAAATAATCCAATGGACAAGGCTTTACTTGATATCTCCATTGAATATGGAAAAGGATCTTACTTCCGCCAAGATGTGATGGACCTTCCAAGAGAAGCGCCATACCAAAGACGTATGTATGACCCAAAAGAGGCTCATTACAGCTATAACAAATACGATATTGAAAAGAATATGGAACTTGGTTACAAACACTTAGGTCTTGCAAAAGAAGCAAGAGCCAATGCATTGAAAGTGGAACGTAATTTGGAAAAACACCAAAAACTCCAACCATCTCACAGAAAGTATCGTATCGAGTTGTACTTTGGAGCGATCAACCTTGCTCGTGATTCAAAGGCCAATGCAGTGAATATTTATAAATTAAAATATCCTTATGATAACTACTATCTAAACAATTCACAAGCCAAAACGGAAGCATCGAAAGATGAAACTGGTGCCAGTGTAGAAGGCCAGCCGGTGAAAATTGATGGTGTGACATACGACTTTACTAAAAACCCATACATCAAATATGACAATCGCCTCCAAGCAATGTTTGATGTGCGAGTGCCAGAAGAATACCGTGTGGACCATGCTGATGTGAGAGGTAGAGTGTATGAATTGGATTCCAATAATATGGTGTTCATGAAATACGACCAAGAACGTAAAAAAGCTCTGAACGTTCCGCCAAAACCAGCGCAAGGAAGCACAACCACTCCGCAACAATAAGAAACACTATCTAACACTGTTTCCGATTTAATAGCCCAAGAAATTTCTTGGGCTTTTTTATATCCACAAAAACCACTCTTTGGTCTAATTGTTGCTATGGCGAAAATTCCAGTTGTCGACAACCTAATTGAAAAAAACTTACACGGGCTTAGTGTTCACTACGGACGTTTGGTGATGAAAGCGTATTTACGAATCACCCTATTGGTATTTGGAAAGGCCAGTCCGTTTTTGGTTCGAGGATTGTTTCATGCAATCGCAGGGAATAAAGAAAAACGAATCAAAGAATTTTTAGAAGGCACCAAAATTTGGGCCGAAGACGTTAAAGAAATTACAAAAACAACTGTGATTGTCTTCAATCAATTCACTGTTCCTGAAAAAGGACATATGATTTTTTTGAATCACGTGAACGAAATGGATTTCCCTTACGATTGTTATGTGATACGAAAACCTTTTTTAGCCAACCAAGTCATTAAAAAAGCATGGTTTGCCTACTGGTGGATGACCGCAATGGGTTCACAAGTATTTGATAATTCAAAAGCAATGTCAATTGCCGTATCTGTCAAAAATCTAATCGAAGGGCTCAAAACTAATTCATACATTGTTTATCCTGAAGGAAAAAATACCTATAGTGAAGAAATCCACCACCTAAAGAAAGGTATGGTGAAAATTGCGTTCGACCAAAAAATTCCTGTTTTTGTGGCAGTGAAGTCAGGTGTCACCACTTACCAAGAATACCAAAAAGGTAATGTTGTGGGTTATCTTGGACTTGGGGTCCATAATCCAACAGATTTTTCCACTTGGGAAGCATTCCAAGACCACATTTATAATTTAATGCACTCCAAAAAACAAGAGTTAGATGGTATGTTGGAAGCGGAACGTATCAAACTACGTTCCAATTAATTTTGAACTGTTTTTTCCCATAATTCCAAGAATCGAATTTGTTCGTGCGATTCCACCGCTCGTTCACTTCTCGATTCCCTTACTTTTTGGATGGCAGACTTAGCATCCAGTTTTGCCTTCCAAATCAAATAGGCACAGGCAACTGTTCCTGACCGACCAAGACCACCGACACAATGGATGAGGAGTTTTTGGTTTTTGGAAAGGATCAAATCCATCCACTCCACAATCTCTTTCATTTGAGTGAAACTCGGAACTCTTTGGTCAAGGATAGAGACTTGTTTTTGTTCCAATCCGAACTGCGGAATTTCTGTTTTTAAATCAAGAACACCATATTGGGTATACTCTTGTTCGGTGATGAGACTTAGGATATGGGAGATCCCTTCCTTTTTGATGGTTTTTAAATCATCAAAAAGAACTCTTCCACGATCTTTTCTTCCAGGTAAAATGGTGAGTCCAATGTTTGTGAAAGGAAAATCCATTCCGTCTTGGATTGGTTTCAGATAATCAATTCGTAATACCTTGGATTTTTGGATATAGGTTTTGATTTTATCGATGAGTTTAGAACCAGCATACAATGCCCACTTCTTTTGCCAGTCATTACATTCATCAAAAGATAGAGAATGCATCGCATATCGCAAAGCTCCCACATGCATCTGATACGGATCCCGATCCAGTTTCACAAGGCGTGGGTAGTAGGATCTCAGTTTGGCAATGACTCGGTATGCTTTTTTCAGTTTGTCATTTTGGAGTGCTTGGGGTGGATCAAATGGAATCGGGATTCCTAAATCTTCTTGGTTGTGTAATATTTCTGTGAGGACAATTGCTTCTTTCCATTCTGCTTCGGATTCGATCTTACAAAAGATGTATAACACATCGTTTTCCAACTTTAATAAATCTCGGATGATATGACCACGGTGTGTATGGAAAAAGTCGATCATCCAGACATTGTCTTGGGCATCAATGATGATATTGGCTCCATTTAAGTCACCATGCACAAAGGAAGTATTGTGTGTGATTGTATTCTTTCAGTTGGATCAGGTCTTTTTCATAAAAAATACAAGGATTATTGGTTTCAAAACCTGGATATATGGAGATGGTTTCTTTTGGTTGTGGTCCACCTAATATCGATTCCACTCTTGACCGAACCGATTTTGCATATTTTGATTGGAAGTCGTAATATTCTAACAAATTGAGTTTTTCTGTTGAGGCTGCTTCAAATAATCGACCCAACTGTTCACCAAACACAACATCAATGATACGATCAAGGCCTGATCCATCTGCCATAACACCATATACTTTTTGAAAGGTTTTTACATTCCCATCTAACATTGCCGCATAACGGTATTTAATGGCACCTCTGTCATTTAATTCACAAAAATCCACAATCGAAGGTGCATTATTCCCTAACACTTCTTGGATCCTTTCAAAGGATGTCCTTTCTTTTGCAATGAGATCACGATTTCCAATTTTCACAACACATGGAACTTGTGAATGCCCTAGATTGTCTATGGATTTGGATTTTAAGACTACGTTTCCAGAAAATCCACCATCTAATGTTTTAAATTCTACTTCTTTGCAATCTCTGAATAAATAGAGTAAAATTTGTTTGTCAATTTCAGAGATTGGATACTTAGGATCTAATTTCAGCTTATCACTTGCAATCCTTGCATTGGTGGAAATCCGTTTCACCAAATTTGGTTGGTCCCCGGTTAAATATTCCGTGAAGGCACCGATCGAAGAGAATACTTTGACACCTAAAATTTGTTTCAATTGGTCCAAGGCGATGAAATGCATGGAAAGCGAAGAACTGGCAGTCAGGGCAGAACAGACAGCCAATTCAAATTCAGGGTATCTCGTTTTTAGATCATAACACAAAAACGTAACTTTTGCTTCCGTCCATACACCAGTGATCCCCACTTTCAATGGTTTGCCTTGATAGGGCTTTAAAATTGATTCTAAATTTGTTTCTACAAAGTCATTCAAACCAGAAGCATTTATGATCTCGGCTCGTTTCGGATCTCTTTCGATCCAATTTTGAAACACAAACTCTGCCCCTTTTGTATCTTGGATACAATGAGGACCAAACTGAATCAAATGGTCTTCTTGTGATTTTGAATTGAGATCATGCCAATCACGAATGTGAATTAATTTTAAACGGCTGGGATCAGACTCATAAGCCCAATCCATCAGTGAAAATACAGGTCCATCTTCTACCATTTCACCGAGCAAACGATTTGCTTCTGCATACCCAATGTGTAAGGAATTGGGAAGGGGATCATATTGATCTAAAAGGGATGCAAAATCATTTTGTAAACATTGAGTAAATAATATGGCCGTCTCAGAATTCATGTACAAAAGAATTGACACCTTTCCAAATAAATCGAGAATTTATTTCTTAAATTTTGGAGGGACGATGAAACAATTGATTCCGATTTTATTGACGATGGTTTTGACGGTTGGACTTTCTGCGGGTGAAGTAGGTTCCGACTGCACCTTCAAAGGAAAGAAGTTGGCAGGCAAAGTGCAGTTTGTGACTAGTTTTCCCGATTTTAAGGTGCAGATTGTGGATAGTTTTCCTGATCTCAAAGTGAAAAAAGTCACAAGTTTCCCATCTGATTGTGGGCAGTGGCAGGAAGTCACATCCTTTCCCGATTTTAAAGTCCAAATTGTCACCAGTTTCCCAGACTTCAAAGTGAAGTATGTGGACTCATTTCCTGGTGTACCGTAAACTTCCTTCCAACGGGTAAAGAGTATTACGATTCATTAGCTCTAAACTCAAATTAAAAAAAGCTTTTGCATTTTGGGTTTGTTTCGTACAATTTGTACGGTTTGGGTTACATACTGGATCTTCCGCATAAGGAGGCACCATTTGGAAAATAAATTGGGTGTCTCCATCCACACTTTGGTAGAGGATTTTTTCCTCATCAATCCAACCACAAGCACTTCCATAAGCAAAGTAAGTACTTCCTGATTTGACATTGGGTGCCAAAAGGTTTTTCCCAAAACCGGCAAAATACGTTTCTTTACCAATTACACCTAAAATTGTCGGCAAAACATCGAGTTGGGAAGCGATTCTCTCA of the Leptospira biflexa serovar Patoc strain 'Patoc 1 (Paris)' genome contains:
- a CDS encoding LIC11274 family protein, translated to MNGRAMKQSLLILMMSLVMQAPMFAESVSSKSYQKRIELLTYLRELEPIVKNFRGEDPEGKPSELNAPEGKEGFRMKKYLEAKRIYQEGLQYHFEGNFSSAFQRFLECQLAIEKMTEELSQLYILRAEEMMKTAMERKNPNNPMDKALLDISIEYGKGSYFRQDVMDLPREAPYQRRMYDPKEAHYSYNKYDIEKNMELGYKHLGLAKEARANALKVERNLEKHQKLQPSHRKYRIELYFGAINLARDSKANAVNIYKLKYPYDNYYLNNSQAKTEASKDETGASVEGQPVKIDGVTYDFTKNPYIKYDNRLQAMFDVRVPEEYRVDHADVRGRVYELDSNNMVFMKYDQERKKALNVPPKPAQGSTTTPQQ
- a CDS encoding lysophospholipid acyltransferase family protein; translated protein: MAKIPVVDNLIEKNLHGLSVHYGRLVMKAYLRITLLVFGKASPFLVRGLFHAIAGNKEKRIKEFLEGTKIWAEDVKEITKTTVIVFNQFTVPEKGHMIFLNHVNEMDFPYDCYVIRKPFLANQVIKKAWFAYWWMTAMGSQVFDNSKAMSIAVSVKNLIEGLKTNSYIVYPEGKNTYSEEIHHLKKGMVKIAFDQKIPVFVAVKSGVTTYQEYQKGNVVGYLGLGVHNPTDFSTWEAFQDHIYNLMHSKKQELDGMLEAERIKLRSN
- a CDS encoding dual specificity protein phosphatase family protein — protein: MHGDLNGANIIIDAQDNVWMIDFFHTHRGHIIRDLLKLENDVLYIFCKIESEAEWKEAIVLTEILHNQEDLGIPIPFDPPQALQNDKLKKAYRVIAKLRSYYPRLVKLDRDPYQMHVGALRYAMHSLSFDECNDWQKKWALYAGSKLIDKIKTYIQKSKVLRIDYLKPIQDGMDFPFTNIGLTILPGRKDRGRVLFDDLKTIKKEGISHILSLITEQEYTQYGVLDLKTEIPQFGLEQKQVSILDQRVPSFTQMKEIVEWMDLILSKNQKLLIHCVGGLGRSGTVACAYLIWKAKLDAKSAIQKVRESRSERAVESHEQIRFLELWEKTVQN
- a CDS encoding isochorismatase family protein, which gives rise to MNSETAILFTQCLQNDFASLLDQYDPLPNSLHIGYAEANRLLGEMVEDGPVFSLMDWAYESDPSRLKLIHIRDWHDLNSKSQEDHLIQFGPHCIQDTKGAEFVFQNWIERDPKRAEIINASGLNDFVETNLESILKPYQGKPLKVGITGVWTEAKVTFLCYDLKTRYPEFELAVCSALTASSSLSMHFIALDQLKQILGVKVFSSIGAFTEYLTGDQPNLVKRISTNARIASDKLKLDPKYPISEIDKQILLYLFRDCKEVEFKTLDGGFSGNVVLKSKSIDNLGHSQVPCVVKIGNRDLIAKERTSFERIQEVLGNNAPSIVDFCELNDRGAIKYRYAAMLDGNVKTFQKVYGVMADGSGLDRIIDVVFGEQLGRLFEAASTEKLNLLEYYDFQSKYAKSVRSRVESILGGPQPKETISIYPGFETNNPCIFYEKDLIQLKEYNHTQYFLCAW